A part of Paenibacillus sp. IHBB 10380 genomic DNA contains:
- a CDS encoding EAL domain-containing protein — MICSGCAPIQPIEDQGTVRLKPLNLQLTAAIQEKGLSMEVFTEFVAISYNSKEEMLYLLQLIHNLPIEATDQLTISITGIEKDIKLSPWLTLSQIEATLEHHVVVDIIRQERFTNHMQPIVDINEQIVGFEFLLRPAVEGVFFQPSNLFEVARETGLHSFLDRAARISAIETSAKWLPTGYKRFINFLPSSIYNPEYCLTHTFETIDRLNLDPKDFVFEVVETEKIDDLPHLLDIFNVYRSNGMTVALDDVGSGYSTLELMTTLEPDYVKIDRSLIDLCDKEPVKQCEIRRIIEAAAQFNGLVLAEGIERYEEFEFCRDAGIKFAQGYFFGKPAGRPPHGIHIN, encoded by the coding sequence TTGATCTGCAGCGGCTGCGCTCCAATACAACCTATAGAAGACCAAGGTACGGTACGATTGAAACCCTTGAATTTACAGTTAACGGCTGCAATTCAAGAAAAGGGACTCAGCATGGAAGTTTTCACGGAATTTGTAGCCATTTCATATAACAGCAAAGAGGAGATGTTATATTTACTGCAATTAATACATAATTTACCAATAGAAGCTACAGATCAATTAACAATATCTATAACCGGAATTGAAAAAGATATCAAATTAAGTCCGTGGCTTACCTTATCACAGATTGAGGCTACCTTAGAGCATCACGTTGTTGTTGACATCATTCGTCAAGAAAGATTCACGAATCATATGCAGCCAATTGTAGATATAAATGAACAAATTGTCGGGTTTGAATTTCTGCTTCGCCCAGCCGTGGAAGGGGTATTTTTTCAGCCATCTAATCTTTTTGAGGTCGCTCGAGAGACGGGATTACACTCATTTCTGGATCGGGCGGCGCGGATCTCGGCGATTGAGACGAGTGCGAAGTGGCTTCCGACAGGGTACAAGAGATTTATTAACTTCTTGCCTTCTTCCATTTATAATCCAGAATATTGTTTGACGCATACCTTTGAAACGATTGACCGTCTGAACTTGGACCCTAAAGATTTCGTATTTGAAGTGGTGGAGACGGAGAAGATTGATGACCTACCTCATCTACTAGATATTTTTAATGTATATCGAAGTAATGGGATGACCGTTGCACTTGATGATGTAGGTTCTGGATATTCTACACTAGAGTTGATGACCACCCTTGAGCCTGACTATGTCAAGATTGATCGTAGTCTCATTGATCTTTGTGACAAAGAACCAGTGAAACAGTGTGAGATTAGAAGAATCATTGAAGCAGCAGCCCAGTTCAACGGATTGGTACTTGCAGAGGGTATTGAGCGGTATGAAGAATTTGAATTCTGCAGAGATGCAGGTATCAAGTTTGCTCAAGGGTATTTCTTCGGAAAGCCTGCAGGTCGTCCTCCACACGGTATTCATATTAACTGA